In Pseudomonas sp. MM213, a genomic segment contains:
- the cueR gene encoding Cu(I)-responsive transcriptional regulator has product MNIGQAARQSGLSAKMIRYYESIGLLKAAHRTDSGYRVYGADDLHTLAFIKRSRDLGFSLEEVGKLLTLWQDRQRASADVKALARQHIDELNQKILELGQLRDTLQDLVEHCQGDHRPDCPILKNLESGCCAVPAHP; this is encoded by the coding sequence ATGAACATCGGCCAAGCAGCCCGCCAAAGTGGCCTGAGCGCGAAGATGATCCGTTATTACGAGTCCATCGGCTTGCTCAAGGCGGCTCATCGCACCGACAGCGGTTACCGGGTTTACGGCGCCGACGACTTGCACACGCTGGCCTTTATCAAGCGTTCGCGTGATTTGGGGTTTTCCCTGGAAGAGGTCGGCAAACTGCTGACCCTCTGGCAGGACCGCCAACGCGCCAGCGCCGATGTGAAAGCGCTGGCTCGTCAGCACATTGACGAGCTGAACCAGAAAATCCTCGAACTCGGTCAGTTGCGCGACACGTTGCAGGACCTGGTCGAGCACTGCCAGGGCGATCACCGCCCGGACTGCCCGATCCTCAAAAATCTTGAGTCGGGTTGCTGCGCCGTACCCGCTCACCCCTGA
- a CDS encoding acetyl-CoA C-acetyltransferase: MTQLRRVAIIGGNRIPFARSNGPYATASNQAMLTAALEGLIERFNLHGLRMGEVAAGAVLKHSRDFNLTRECVLGSRLSPTTPAYDIQQACGTGLEAALLVANKIALGQIECGIAGGVDTTSDAPIGINEGLRKILLQANRAKTTADKLKTFLQLRPGHLVPEFPRNGEPRTGLSMGEHCELMAQTWNIARAEQDQLALESHQKMAASYTEGWHNDLMTPFLGLTRDNNLRPDLTLEKLASLKPAFEKSAKGTLTAGNSTPLTDGASLVLLGSEEWAKERGLPILAYLRDGEAAAVDFVNGAEGLLMAPVYAVPRLLARNGLTLQDFDYYEIHEAFAAQVLCTLKAWEDPEYCKTRLGLDAPLGSIDRSRLNVKGSSLAAGHPFAATGGRIVANLAKLLDAAGKGRGLISICAAGGQGVTAIIER; encoded by the coding sequence ATGACTCAGCTGCGCCGCGTCGCGATCATCGGCGGTAACCGGATTCCCTTCGCACGCTCCAACGGGCCGTACGCCACCGCGAGTAACCAGGCGATGCTCACCGCCGCACTCGAAGGCCTGATCGAACGTTTCAACCTGCACGGCCTGCGCATGGGCGAAGTGGCGGCGGGCGCGGTGCTCAAGCATTCCCGGGACTTCAACCTGACCCGCGAATGCGTACTCGGCTCACGGCTGTCGCCGACCACGCCGGCCTATGACATCCAGCAAGCGTGCGGCACCGGGCTGGAAGCGGCGTTGCTGGTGGCGAATAAAATCGCCCTGGGCCAGATCGAGTGCGGCATTGCCGGCGGCGTCGACACCACGTCCGACGCGCCCATCGGCATCAACGAAGGTTTGCGCAAAATTCTCCTGCAAGCCAACCGCGCCAAGACCACTGCCGACAAACTGAAAACCTTTTTGCAGCTTCGACCGGGGCATCTCGTCCCTGAATTTCCGCGCAACGGCGAACCCCGTACCGGCCTGTCGATGGGCGAACACTGCGAACTGATGGCGCAGACCTGGAACATTGCGCGCGCCGAGCAGGATCAACTGGCGCTGGAAAGTCATCAGAAAATGGCGGCCTCCTACACCGAAGGCTGGCACAACGACCTGATGACGCCGTTCCTTGGCTTGACCCGCGACAACAACCTGCGCCCGGATCTGACCCTGGAAAAACTCGCGTCGCTGAAACCGGCGTTCGAGAAAAGCGCCAAAGGCACGCTGACCGCCGGTAACTCGACGCCGCTCACTGACGGCGCGTCGCTGGTGCTGCTGGGCAGTGAAGAATGGGCGAAGGAACGCGGCTTGCCGATCCTTGCGTATTTGCGCGATGGCGAGGCGGCGGCGGTGGATTTCGTCAACGGTGCCGAAGGGCTGTTGATGGCGCCGGTGTACGCGGTCCCGCGTTTGCTGGCGCGCAATGGCCTGACCTTGCAGGACTTTGATTACTACGAAATCCACGAAGCCTTCGCGGCACAAGTGCTCTGCACCTTGAAGGCCTGGGAAGACCCCGAGTACTGCAAAACCCGCCTTGGCCTCGACGCGCCACTGGGCTCCATCGACCGCAGCCGGCTCAACGTCAAAGGCAGTTCACTGGCGGCGGGGCATCCGTTTGCAGCGACGGGCGGGCGCATTGTCGCCAATCTGGCCAAGCTGCTCGACGCTGCCGGAAAGGGCCGGGGGCTGATCTCGATTTGTGCGGCGGGCGGGCAGGGCGTCACCGCAATCATCGAACGTTGA
- a CDS encoding MFS transporter, producing MCHTHHTQGLNVNTSIRNARLIIAARLVSDFGAFLNMVALATYVYLLSNSAMSVGIFLASRVGGGIFASLIGTSFYRRWAGRLPLIAFDLLRAGLLGLLLVLPVSQQALLLPVIAFGLGLGNSMFAIGLNSQLPHLIDGEQLLKTNAWITSASSAAMVGGSLVAGLLVAAFGFEAVFELNVVTYLLAALFILPLRFAGPSPSAGPDHERSEWSALRQGLRTTPVVAAMLAVTMADTLGSAAHNVGLPIISKLLTPESASTTLGLMLAVWASGKLIGARIASRLKGSDNVNLERRFFFGVLLMSCGFILMFQQQTLYGLLLFSLPAGLGDGFSEVGLMSRLQREPDNLRLPIFSFLTLLQMTGFGIGMLVAAPFYSWWTPGAVVLLFHGIPLTTLLMVKVLAIRGERVRRSNPTQDF from the coding sequence ATGTGTCATACCCACCACACTCAAGGACTGAATGTGAACACCTCCATCCGCAACGCCCGACTGATCATTGCCGCCCGTCTGGTCTCGGACTTCGGTGCGTTCCTCAACATGGTCGCCCTGGCCACCTACGTCTACCTGCTCAGCAACAGCGCCATGAGCGTCGGTATCTTCCTCGCCAGTCGCGTGGGCGGAGGGATTTTCGCCAGCCTGATCGGCACGAGTTTTTACCGCCGCTGGGCCGGGCGCCTGCCGTTGATCGCGTTCGACCTGCTGCGCGCTGGATTGCTGGGCCTGCTGCTGGTGTTGCCAGTCAGCCAGCAAGCGCTTTTGCTGCCGGTGATCGCTTTTGGCCTGGGCTTGGGCAATTCAATGTTCGCCATCGGCCTCAACAGCCAGTTGCCGCACTTGATCGATGGTGAGCAGTTGCTCAAGACCAACGCCTGGATCACCAGCGCATCGTCAGCGGCGATGGTCGGCGGAAGTCTGGTTGCGGGGTTGTTGGTGGCGGCGTTCGGCTTTGAAGCGGTCTTTGAGCTGAACGTGGTCACTTACCTGCTGGCTGCGTTGTTCATCCTGCCGCTGCGGTTTGCCGGACCGTCTCCCAGTGCCGGGCCCGATCATGAACGAAGCGAATGGTCAGCGCTGCGCCAAGGGCTGCGCACCACACCGGTGGTGGCCGCGATGCTCGCGGTCACCATGGCCGACACTCTGGGCAGCGCTGCACACAACGTGGGTTTGCCGATCATTTCAAAACTGCTGACACCCGAATCGGCCAGCACCACGTTGGGCCTGATGCTGGCGGTCTGGGCCAGTGGAAAATTGATCGGCGCACGGATTGCCAGTCGCCTGAAAGGCTCGGACAACGTGAACCTGGAGCGACGGTTTTTCTTCGGCGTGTTGCTGATGTCCTGCGGCTTCATCCTGATGTTCCAGCAGCAAACGCTCTACGGTTTGTTGCTGTTCTCACTGCCGGCGGGGCTGGGTGACGGCTTCTCGGAAGTCGGCCTGATGTCGCGTCTGCAACGTGAACCGGACAACCTGCGCCTGCCGATTTTCAGCTTTCTGACGTTGCTGCAAATGACCGGGTTCGGCATTGGCATGCTGGTCGCCGCGCCGTTCTATTCATGGTGGACGCCCGGCGCGGTGGTGCTGTTGTTCCACGGCATTCCCCTCACCACCTTGTTGATGGTGAAGGTGCTCGCGATCAGGGGTGAGCGGGTACGGCGCAGCAACCCGACTCAAGATTTTTGA
- a CDS encoding PA4780 family RIO1-like protein kinase, with protein sequence MKTPKRIEPLIEDGLVDEVLRPLMSGKEAAVYVVRCGNELRCAKVYKEANKRSFRQASEYQEGRKVRNSRQARAMAKGSKFGKKETEDAWQNAEVAALFRLAGAGVRVPQPYDFLEGVLLMELVADEYGDAAPRLNDVVLEPDQAREYHAFLISQIVLMLCTGLVHGDLSEFNVLLTPTGPVIIDLPQAVDAAGNNHAFSMLERDVGNMASYFGRFAPELKKTKYAKEMWALYEAGTLHPASVLTGEFDEPEELPDVGGIMREIEAARLDEERKQAIRAADDAPPSKTEEPPPPWMQ encoded by the coding sequence ATGAAGACTCCAAAACGCATTGAACCCCTGATCGAGGACGGTCTGGTCGACGAGGTGCTGCGCCCACTCATGAGTGGTAAAGAAGCAGCTGTTTATGTGGTGCGCTGCGGCAACGAGTTGCGTTGCGCGAAGGTCTACAAGGAGGCGAATAAACGCAGTTTCCGCCAGGCGTCCGAGTACCAGGAAGGTCGCAAGGTACGCAACAGCCGTCAGGCTCGGGCGATGGCCAAGGGCTCCAAGTTCGGCAAGAAAGAAACCGAAGACGCCTGGCAGAACGCCGAAGTGGCGGCGCTGTTTCGTCTGGCCGGTGCGGGTGTGCGGGTTCCTCAGCCTTACGACTTCCTTGAAGGTGTGCTGCTGATGGAACTGGTGGCCGACGAGTACGGCGATGCCGCCCCGCGTCTGAACGACGTGGTGCTGGAGCCGGACCAGGCGCGCGAATATCACGCGTTCCTGATCTCGCAGATCGTGCTGATGTTGTGTACCGGCCTGGTGCACGGTGACCTGTCCGAGTTCAACGTACTGTTGACGCCGACCGGCCCGGTCATCATCGACTTGCCGCAAGCGGTCGACGCGGCGGGCAACAACCACGCGTTCAGCATGCTGGAGCGCGACGTGGGCAACATGGCGTCCTACTTCGGGCGGTTTGCCCCGGAGTTGAAAAAGACCAAATACGCCAAGGAAATGTGGGCCCTGTACGAAGCCGGCACCTTGCACCCGGCCAGTGTCTTGACCGGCGAGTTCGACGAACCGGAAGAGTTGCCTGACGTCGGCGGGATCATGCGCGAAATCGAGGCGGCACGCCTGGATGAAGAACGCAAACAAGCGATACGCGCAGCAGACGATGCGCCACCGAGCAAAACCGAAGAACCGCCTCCACCGTGGATGCAGTGA
- a CDS encoding methyl-accepting chemotaxis protein, which translates to MAEAAGRQREAVDMVSTAFHEMVATANEVARSCSQAAESADSGQRQAREGQQQIDAAVTSVDRLSQEIEQSAQSMQQLERDSNDIQSILGTIRSIAEQTNLLALNAAIEAARAGEQGRGFAVVADEVRALAKRTADSTAEIDGLLGNLAKRTSQVTQQMHASLEVSQQSVTRIGEARSSFGQIRESVDVIRDMNTQIATAAEQQHQVAEDINRHISQIHGDAQLVAELANSARLDSQSLAGLSNELDGLVRRFRT; encoded by the coding sequence ATGGCCGAAGCCGCCGGACGCCAACGTGAAGCCGTGGACATGGTGTCGACCGCGTTCCACGAAATGGTCGCCACCGCCAACGAAGTCGCGCGCTCGTGCAGCCAGGCGGCCGAGTCGGCCGACAGTGGCCAGCGCCAGGCACGCGAAGGTCAGCAACAGATTGATGCCGCCGTGACCAGCGTTGATCGCCTGAGCCAGGAAATCGAACAGTCGGCGCAGTCGATGCAACAACTTGAGCGCGACAGCAACGACATTCAGTCGATTCTCGGGACTATCCGTTCAATCGCCGAACAGACCAACCTGCTGGCGTTGAACGCTGCCATCGAGGCCGCACGGGCCGGTGAACAAGGTCGCGGTTTTGCGGTGGTGGCGGACGAAGTGCGGGCCCTGGCCAAGCGCACCGCTGACTCCACGGCGGAAATCGACGGCCTGCTTGGCAACCTCGCCAAGCGCACCAGCCAGGTGACTCAGCAAATGCATGCGAGCCTGGAAGTGTCGCAGCAGTCGGTGACTCGCATCGGTGAGGCGCGCAGCAGCTTCGGGCAGATCCGTGAATCGGTGGACGTGATCCGCGACATGAACACCCAGATCGCCACGGCGGCTGAACAGCAGCATCAGGTGGCCGAAGACATCAATCGGCACATCAGCCAGATTCATGGCGATGCGCAGTTGGTGGCAGAACTGGCGAACTCGGCGCGGTTGGATTCGCAGAGCCTGGCCGGGTTGTCGAATGAGCTGGATGGGTTGGTTCGCCGTTTCCGTACCTGA
- a CDS encoding AraC family transcriptional regulator codes for MPTNGQQSLERTIPALTVLPRPLYARAESLNAGSWTPSHRHDWVQFSYAISGVLGVHTAEGSFFAPPQWGIWIPADLEHQVVTSMRAEMRSLYVRREDCQWADGRCRVLEVTPLARELIKSFCALPVEYPQGDSPEARLVNVLLDQLANLPEVGFSLPLPRHERLLGLCNELIENPEHNVTLQEWAQRLGSSEKTLMRLFQRETGLSFRGWRQRMRLLSSLNLLEAGDSVTNAALACGYDSTSAFIAAFRGLFGFTPGELFRQ; via the coding sequence ATGCCGACTAACGGACAACAATCCCTCGAACGGACCATCCCGGCCCTGACCGTGTTGCCGCGTCCGTTGTACGCACGTGCCGAAAGCCTCAATGCCGGTTCATGGACGCCGTCTCACCGCCACGACTGGGTGCAATTCTCCTACGCCATCAGCGGGGTCCTCGGTGTGCACACCGCCGAGGGCAGTTTTTTTGCGCCGCCGCAGTGGGGGATCTGGATTCCGGCGGATCTCGAACATCAGGTCGTGACCTCGATGCGCGCCGAAATGCGCAGCCTTTACGTGCGTCGCGAGGATTGCCAATGGGCGGACGGGCGTTGCCGGGTGCTGGAAGTGACGCCGCTGGCCCGGGAGCTGATCAAGAGTTTTTGTGCGCTGCCGGTGGAATATCCACAGGGCGACAGCCCGGAGGCGCGGCTGGTGAATGTGCTGCTGGATCAACTGGCGAATTTGCCGGAGGTCGGTTTCTCGCTGCCCCTGCCGCGCCATGAACGCTTGCTGGGCTTGTGCAACGAATTGATCGAAAACCCGGAACACAACGTGACCCTGCAGGAATGGGCACAACGATTGGGTTCGTCGGAGAAGACTCTGATGCGCTTGTTCCAGCGTGAAACGGGGTTGAGTTTTCGTGGCTGGCGGCAACGGATGCGGCTGCTGTCGTCGTTGAATTTGCTGGAGGCGGGGGACAGCGTGACGAATGCGGCGTTGGCGTGTGGGTATGACTCGACGTCGGCGTTTATTGCGGCGTTTAGAGGGTTGTTCGGGTTTACGCCTGGAGAGTTGTTCAGACAGTGA